One Cyprinus carpio isolate SPL01 chromosome A16, ASM1834038v1, whole genome shotgun sequence genomic region harbors:
- the LOC109081339 gene encoding solute carrier family 45 member 4-like, with protein sequence MQASMAPKNAVTESVPVLEMAVVQEKDSNFGQNAEKEKEREVEMSEDSASEDSINHIPKRLWVMHSAVMFGREFCYAMETALVTPVLLQLGLPEQYYSLTWFLSPILGLIFTPLCGSASDRCTLKWGRRRPFILALCVGVLIGVALFLNGSLIGLSLGDVPSNQPVGIVLTAVGVVVLDFCADALDGPIRAYLLDVADTEEQDMALNIHAFSAGLGGALGYMLGGLDWTNTFLGQAFKAQEQVLFFFAAIIFIISTSLHLFSINEHLYSPNQQGVLKDKDEETPPPVQLYGSFPSTHLIPQLELIPEEELFSAHEDDHTERDVSIDFLNDLVRSKSDSVLAMPDSTVELNPDLDLDRNGQFLCNIKPTVFPDFQGLQVDSHNTSHPGQCTDHHLQNCNHNGEDICGAAKTGSFAVSGNPINGAANATSQPGKVGLHPSGTSVRRRHSSFYRQPSFTFSYHGRVGFQWRRRYGNVAGPIKSSQSLNDIDKIDRRHEWRKVQLSRISASRRDEEDEESEDGDSGTTVKLLWLSMLKMPPQLWRLCVCHLLSWFSMIAQAVFYTDFMGQVIFEGNPTAEANSTALQNYSKGVQMGCWGLVIYAATAALCSDVLQRILNNYDLSIKIIYMFGTLSYTVGTAIMSIFPNIYVAMVMISTMGIISMSVSYCPYALLGQYHEIREYIHHSPGNSRRGFGIDCAILTCQVYISQILVASALGAVVDAVGTVRVIPMVASGGAFLGFLAAAFLVIYPDTFDDDDDDDDDDDDDEDRKGLNSVKSEKLNVSNPMPWNNFCKLEVESTV encoded by the exons ATGCAGGCCAGCATGGCACCCAAGAACGCTGTCACGGAGTCCGTTCCAGTGCTGGAAATGGCAGTCGTACAAGAAAAAGATTCCAATTTTGGACAAAAtgcagagaaggagaaagagagggaagtGGAGATGTCAGAGGACTCGGCTAGTGAGGATTCGATAAACCACATCCCGAAGCGGTTATGGGTCATGCACAGTGCTGTCATGTTCGGGAGGGAGTTCTGCTATGCCATGGAAACAGCGCTGGTCACTCCTGTGCTGTTGCAGCTAG GTCTCCCAGAGCAGTATTACAGCTTAACCTGGTTCCTCAGCCCTATTTTGGGTTTAATTTTCACCCCTCTATGTGGCTCAGCAAGTGACCGTTGCACTTTAAAATGGGGTCGGAGGAGACCCTTCATTTTGGCACTGTGTGTAGGAGTGTTAATAGGAGTGGCCTTATTTCTCAATGGATCTCTTATag GTTTGTCTCTAGGTGATGTTCCCAGTAATCAACCGGTTGGGATTGTGCTGACCGCTGTTGGTGTGGTAGTTCTAGATTTCTGTGCTGATGCTTTGGATGGACCAATCAGAGCCTACCTCCTGGATGTTGCTGATACCGAGGAACAGGACATGGCTCTGAATATCCATGCTTTCTCAGCAG GGCTAGGAGGTGCTTTAGGTTACATGCTAGGAGGGCTGGACTGGACCAATACCTTCCTAGGTCAAGCTTTTAAGGCGCAAGAGCAGGTCCTCTTTTTCTTTGCTGCCATCATCTTTATCATTTCTACATCGCTTCATCTTTTCAGCATCAATGAACATCTATATAGCCCGAACCAGCAAGGGGTACTAAAGGATAAGGATGAAGAAACGCCACCTCCTGTCCAGCTCTATGGCAGCTTTCCATCTACTCATCTCATACCTCAACTAGAACTGATCCCTGAAGAGGAGCTGTTTTCAGCCCATGAGGATGATCACACTGAGCGGGATGTTTCAATAGACTTTCTAAACGACTTGGTGCGGAGTAAAAGTGACTCAGTTTTAGCCATGCCAGATTCTACAGTAGAGCTTAACCCAGACTTGGACTTGGATCGCAATGGCCAGTTTCTGTGCAACATCAAACCTACTGTATTCCCAGACTTTCAGGGTCTACAAGTTGATTCCCACAACACTAGCCATCCAGGTCAGTGCACTGACCATCACTTACAGAATTGTAATCACAATGGGGAAGATATCTGTGGAGCTGCCAAAACTGGAAGCTTTGCTGTTTCTGGAAATCCAATAAATGGAGCAGCGAATGCTACCAGTCAACCAGGCAAAGTCGGTTTACACCCATCTGGCACCTCAGTGCGTCGCCGTCACTCTTCCTTCTACCGCCAACCCTCCTTCACTTTTTCTTATCATGGACGTGTGGGCTTTCAATGGCGAAGGCGCTACGGCAATGTGGCTGGGCCAATCAAATCTTCACAAAGCCTGAATGACATTGACAAAATCGATAGACGGCATGAATGGCGGAAGGTGCAGCTAAGTCGCATCTCTGCATCCCGCAGagatgaagaggatgaagagAGCGAGGATGGGGATAGTGGTACGACAGTCAAACTGCTCTGGTTGTCCATGCTGAAGATGCCACCCCAGCTCTGGCGTCTGTGTGTATGTCACTTGCTCTCCTGGTTCTCCATGATTGCACAAGCTGTGTTCTACACAGACTTCATGGGCCAGGTCATCTTTGAAGGAAACCCGACT GCTGAGGCTAACTCCACTGCCCTGCAGAACTACAGTAAAGGTGTGCAGATGGGCTGCTGGGGGCTTGTGATCTATGCAGCTACAGCTGCGCTCTGCTCAG ATGTGCTCCAAAGGATCTTAAACAACTATGACCTGAGCATAAAAATCATCTACATGTTCGGGACTCTAAGCTATACTGTGGGCACAGCCATCATGTCCATCTTTCCAAATATATATGTTGCTATGGTTATGATAAGCACCATGGGAATAATTTCTATGAGCGTGTCATACTGCCCTTATGCTCTGCTGGGACAGTACCATGAAATCAGAGAG TACATTCATCACAGCCCTGGAAACTCGCGGCGAGGCTTTGGCATCGACTGCGCCATCCTGACGTGTCAGGTGTACATCTCTCAGATTTTGGTGGCATCGGCTCTCGGTGCAGTCGTAGATGCTGTCGGTACGGTGAGAGTGATCCCCATGGTGGCATCAGGAGGTGCCTTTCTTGGTTTTCTTGCTGCGGCTTTCCTCGTCATCTATCCTGATacatttgatgatgatgatgatgatgatgatgatgacgacgatgatgaaGATAGAAAGGGGCTAAATTCTGTTAAATCAGAGAAGCTCAATGTTTCAAATCCAATGCCATGGAACAATTTCTGCAAGCTGGAGGTTGAATCCACAGTTTAA